GTCAAACAAGTAGAATTAGCACAAGGAAGGGTGTACATATAGCTGGGATGTCTTATGTAAACAATTGATGGTTTGAAGGTAACTAATAAAATACGAGTTGATTCTTCACAAATTCTATATTGTGTACGACCTTACCTGAAGAGTGAATGTGCTTTAGGTTACAACTGTCTTCTTGAGTTCCAAgatttatttcatatattctatATTAAGTGGAAATGGTTGACTCCTTTCAGGGGAGTTTACATAAGAACCAATAATTTCTGTGCTTAGAAATTGATTTGTTCATTTTACTTTTCACTATGGTCTcacccaattcaattttctattgaatTGTTGAAGGGAACATACATCTAAGCAGGAAGCTTGAGTTGCATATGGAACATGATGGACTAAGTTATGCTTCACTAACAATTATTTTCACAGTTCGACATCGCCAACAATTGAGATGAGAGTATAATGCAAACTACCCTTTGAGTTTATTTTACTTTCTATCCTTATGGTGTAGTCTAATTCAAATTATGCAAGGCAAACAAACATCAAAATGAGTACCAGGGAGTAAcacaataatttaattaatatgttAATGGTCTAAAGATACATGCTCTTGTTCGAAAAAAGAAAGTAGACTCAGAAATTTTGTAAGGAGGCTTATCTCTTCTGTGTTCATCAAGGCAACAAGCAACTATAAGTTCAAGATACAATGATAAATTAGAAAAAGTACATATAATACAACAAAAACATGTACCCTAAGCTACCACAAGTTTGACCTGTTTGCTGAAGTGTTGTTCACCATGTAGCCAGCGGAATCCTGGTAACAGTTGTTTTCATTCTGAATTGTGACACTATAAAGTCCCTCTTGAAGAATAAGGAAGGCGAATTGCCAGCTTTTTTCGCGCTTTCTTCACACCCTCCCCCCCCGCCCCCCCAAATAAAGTTGGTTTACAGGTATTATCATTTAATCTAGTTGACGGAACCGGTATCGGACACATCCGGTTTGATGCTTGTGGCTAACCTTAAAATCAACTTATTAGTTCTCATTCCTTTATGTTCCCCACACCTAACTCGTCCTTTCACTGGCTGCCTAGTGCAGTAGAGTCCATTGCCTAAGTCAACACCACACATTCTTTCAAGACCTGAGCTAGAAAGTTCTGAAGAAGTGCCTCGTGCTATCACAGTTGACTCAGGTTTTGATATGGGTGAAGTTTGCTTGTACTTGGAAGTGACTAAAGTCGATCTACAAATTCGTTTCCCTTTGTGTTCTTCACATCGTTTCCGTCCTTGAACTGGGGGTCTTCTACATGGAGAGCCATCGTACAGAACAACTCCACAAATTGGAAGAGAACTCCCTTCATTGGTAAATGAATTCGAAACTGAGCATTCTTCTGTGTTATTGGGAATCTCAGATTTACTACAAGAGAAGTCTTTTTCACCATATATGGTTGTTCCTACATTCACGGGCTTTTGTAAATTCAATCTGCTAGATGAGTTCTTCAGTAATCCATTAATCTTCATCCCTTTATGTTCAGCACACCTCTTTCTTCCTTCAACTGGGGGCTTCCTACAAACCTCACCGTGACCTATGACCACTCCGCAACTATTGCTATCTGCCCAATTAACATCATTAGTGTTGTCAACTAGTCTAGGCCGAGATCTGCTGAAACTGAGAATGCGAGAAAAGAAATTGTTCCTCTCCTCAGCATCTTCAGCTGGTTTGTTCACTATTGGAATTGGCTTGCTTGTTTTAATTTTGATGCCCATTTTCTTCTGTCTAAAAGGCAGAAGCTTTCTCGAAATAAAGGTAGATTTTGTAGTTTGTGAAGCGATGTCCTCAAGTTTTTTTATTACATCGTTATGGCGTCGTGCACCATTACCACTTGTATTCCATGCATAGTCAAATGTTTTAAGCAGTTGAGCTTCAGTCATCTGAGCATCCCTCTTGTTTTTCATCTGTCAAAGCAACAAAAAAATGAGAAACATGGAATGGTAAAAACAACAAAAAGCAGAAAGAGATACATTGATAATGGACCTTGAGAGGAGATGATGAGATCTTTAATGTTAACATAACAATTCAtgtaaacttttcttttttaagaattATGTGCCAGTCCTAAGACCGAAACTATGGAGACTTCAAAGACTTCCCTTATTAAGATCACTCAAAGGTTCAAACTCGCAACCTCTAGGCATGTGTTTCTCGGACTTAGAGACCATAATCCTTAACCAATAGGACTGCCCCTTGAGGGATTAACAATTCATGCATTTGCAAGAACTGTTTCGCATCCCTTAAATATATAAAGTACAACTTTCATCTCAAAAAACTCAAATGATACTGCAAACAACCAACAATAAAAAATTGCTACGAGACAAACCAATCCAGTAGATTATCCATTTCCCCAAGGCACTACAAGAACCAAATGAAATTATTTGATTAAAGTATATATAGAAACAAAACATACTTACAGGAGCCCATCTATACACAATGGAGTACCCTCTTGAGAACATTTCTTGAAATAAACTAGGTCCCTTTTCAAGAGGAACAACTTTACAGTCCTCAACAGACAAATAACCATTGCCCAAATGAGAACCCGAACGACCATAGTGCTGTAATCGTGTTCTCACATTGTCAGCTTCGCCAAGGTAGACGACAACTATACAGTCTGCGTCTAGTTTAGCTATCTCACGACCTAAACCGGAGCTAGATACAGTAATGCCAAGCTCATACAATCCAGGACCTGAAACTTTAGGAAGATTGTGAATTCTGTACCTTTCTGCACCTTCCTTCCCCAATGAATAGTCTTCCCAATCAGAAGAGGCAACAAGAATCTGAGACATCACAACAAGCAACACAATGAGGAAAATGGAAAAGAGTAAACAGCTCCAACAAACCCCACAACATGTTCCTTAAGTTTGGTTATGATGCATACATGAGGCACTGCTTCGGCGATTTTTTGGataagaaacaatttcattgaTAAATGAAATATCCAAAAGAGTATAGTAGTAAAAATCCATAAAGAGATGCATGAAGAATCAGAGGGACACTCGCGGATGAAATAGTTGCAACATAAAACAAGGTGGAAGGAGAAgacaaaaagagagagaaaaacagAAAGATGCAAGCTAGATTGAGGATGTAAGAAGCCCTCAAACATCTTGGGAAACAAAAGAGCAAATCCAAACAAACCAACAATCCAAGGAACATCAATCCGAGGCTCCCGTAAGAGGCACTATTTCGGTTACTACTAACAACAAGCAAATCACTCGTTGTTCCAACGATTCTTCGCTTACCTCAACGATGATATGTTATTATACACTTTAGGCATAAACCATGGTGACTTTGGTTTCACTCAGAACGACTTATGATCATCTATTTATCTAGCGTCGATGTGAAACTTTGCTTGGGTGGTATCACTAGTGAAAACACAAATGGAAAGCAAGAGTCTTGGATGGTCATATGAAAATACCAACCGAAGCTGATACATCATTATTACCCTAAAAGAAAGCGGTAGCTTCAAATTTAAGCTCATTTCTGTAACCAAGAAGGGAACCACCAAAGTTTGAAGATAGAAACATATAGAGAAAAAAACCGAACCTCCCATTTGGAGAAACTGGAATCGTGTTTGGTGCGTTTACAGTCTTCCCTCTTCAGCCTGATCTGAGAAAGCTCGGCGACCATCGTGATCGGCGGTtaagaaagagagaataattgCTCCGATTTGAAGCGAAGCCTGGATGTGTCGTTGTACATGATTAAAAACTTGGACCAAAAATGGAAACCAATTTGAACTGGAAAGATCCGTTGTTGCCATTTATTTATTGATAATTATAATTCGACGGCCGTTGGTCGGAGATCGAGAAAATGCACCGGAGtttatgaaattggattggttaATTGTTAGAGAGAAAGATAACTCGTAATTTTCAATTCATTTCAAGCCGTAATTTTAAAGGTAATTGTTTTAAACTACCttcaatatttacaaatataaccgcacttatttttattttaatttattaaatattttagtttatttagttgattatttcttttatttagaaaaattataaaaaaaaaatagagcatttcaaaaaatatttacaaagtaaaaaattttattttcaaggATTTTGTTCTAAAAAGAGTGTAaatactttattatttttttatttaaaaaaatcttcaattttaagatattttcaaatataataaaaaattaaaattatttactaaatatattaaaatctattaaattattcatgattaattttttttttttttttgccatgtTCTGTAAAtgcttttaacttttttttcgtaagaatttttctttaaaatatttcaactatctcaaattccaaaaacaaaaactatatttaattaataaactcgaagacatatatatatataacaaattttgtCAAATTCTCTATTattcatttaaaaattttgctatattttgtaagtatatattatatatgtgtgtgcgCGCAAAAGTATATTTTGAgggagaatatatatattttttcttcttctttttatgcATTCTCATTAGGctaatagaattaaaaaaaaaaaaaaagtaggaaGGTTAATATTTCATTCCTACCTAAAAAAGTAGAatattgatatttatttatttttggaatATAAAATGTTGAAAAGGGAAGTGTGTTTATTACAAAATAGAATCTTGTTGTGAGGTTGAAATGATaaatatgaagaaaaagaaagaaaggggcATCTTTCTTTCACCACTCCTATATACACTATAGTGGCAATGatatgtaaatataataaataacatttttaagtaattttggtaaataaaaacttaaattatttttagttCTACTTGTTAATATCTTAACAACTTTATTTAAATGCCTTATGAATCCAATTGAATATTAAAAATACACGTAGATAATTTagtatttcttttaaaagataataaGGATGAGAAGACTTGAATCAATCACATATCGTACATAACCTAGTTCGACTATGTCACATCATTGTTTCATAGAGTTTgtgttaaattatttttaaattaaataatatttaatagattgttgaaattttaattttgtatttaataagTCCCTGAACTAAAAAAGTGTCGATTCCTTAATTAATTAGATGTTTAATTTTGTGGTTAATAAGTATATGATGTATTTAAtgttttacaaaaaaaattaactaatattttatttgacatgaaGTTGAATCTTGTATTTAGTTAATGattaaacttttaattaatttgtgtATAATAAGTTTACGAATTTTGGATACAAAGTCAAATAGGTCGAATACGTGTTAGAATAGAACAAAAAGTTAATGGAGTTGTAAGAAATTAtttgatgttttaaaatttttagttcatggcgtataaatttttttattagaaattTTAGAGACTAAACTTGTAATTTGGCCTAAAAGTTATCAacatatttatatttcatatcCTAATAGCATTTAGAGAATCAAGTTCGATCTTAATGGTTACGTTAATTATCTCATGAGACTAGTCAAAGGGCAAGTTTGACCTACTACTTCATGGTAAAACTTTGTAATAATAACTCCCGTGGTAAGGACCACAAATAATGTATGATTTCTTACCGTTACACAAGTCATCAAGAAAACTAAATCAACTCATGATGTATTTCAAGATAATTTGAGATACTACTTCGATGAGAATCTCTTTGTCTCTAGCTAAGTACAAAATTGCTGGAAAAGAGTATAACTCAATTGACATAATGTTTGTACTATCCATCTCAAAATTAGAGATTTAATTAATCCACTCTACGATaagcaaatatatatatatatatatatatatatatatatatatatatatatatttcattttaattttatattaactTCTTTGAATTGAAATTAGATACCCACATTTCATTctcactaaaaaaaatagaaaaagaaaaccacaAAAATATTAACTTATGAAAAGAAGTTATTGGAAAGAAATCGTCACAATGTTCGGTAAAGGTCAACTAGAAGAATGTCAATTTGTCGATTGATCTAAAAGCCTTATCAATTTTAACTGAAGATAAAATAACGGTTGATAATGACCCACAATTACCAAGACCGATAACACATAGCAAATCCACACTTGAGAGAGAATCACTAACTTCACATCCGCAATTTAAAAGTTGGAAGGAGATTATAAATATAAAACCTCTCCACTCCAAATTAATTTTGATCCCAATTCCACAAATTCCATAAACACGTAACATTGTTTCTTTCCCTTTCACTGAGTACAAATTCGAGGGACGGTGTGTTGTATTAACCCTGGACAAATAACCATCGTTAATGATTCAAGCCTCGAGTCTATGTCAAAATTGCTTTCAATAGTCGGATTAGACGATGAACAACAATGACATTGGAAATCGTTGAATAGATAGCCTCCTATTTTGATACTATATTAAATCAAACTAACCTAAATTGAACTTTAACAAATATGAACTAACCTTTTGattattccttttttatttttttggacaATTAATTATTGAATGGGAAGCTGATTcctctaaaaaataaaaaagaaagaaaaagaaaaaggcttCAAAGTTTCTTTAATATTGTCCCATTTATGATGTTTTGTCCCTTTGCTTCCTGTCTTTTTCCTAAACTTTGTCTTTTTCAAAGCAAATCATTTTTTTCTACAACCCCTTTTTTTATTAATCAAAATCATGAactgaaaaaaatatatttatttatatatacagTCAATATAGCTTttgtttgtaaaaaaaaaaaaaaattctatatatcttattaaaatataatatattgtgtgaaaaaaataatagttaTGATCGAATTCCGTGCCATTAAGATACAATCGAGTAAAAAATGGCGTAGAAAAAATAGTTTATTATTCagataattataataaatagtaaattattgaaagtatttataaaatatagtaaaattttataatgTATCAGTGACAGACATAAACAGATTGGTAGTCTAAAAATGATCACTTGATCGAATAATGCATGAAATTTAACTCTTTATTCGTTGAAATTTAGGTAGGAGATGGTTGTGGGTGGTGATGATGATTTTTTATGTTAAAGTTTTATCTTTTTGGGTAGGAAGTTTACTTTTATATCTATCAAAATATTTGATTCTTTTATCTAAATTCTTAGATTATAAAATTTCTTATTGTTTAAATGGTGTATTTTTATGAATATTGTTTCAATTTAGAATTAAAACATATTAGAACATTttcattaaattaatttaagcaaataattatttttttctaaattaaacttaaaaatttAATACGGTCAAGAAGTCAAACGTACGGAGAAAgatgaaaataattataaaaaaaaagtaagaaaacaagctatttttttttttattgttaagaGTCGATTTAGAACTACAATCTTATAACAAACTAAAAAATGAGACAATCCTTCGACGAGGTTAAACGGTACTAGATGGTACAAGAGaattaagttaattttttttcGATGTTTGACGATGTTGATGAGTGAATTGATCAagataagataagatattataTAAGATTTGAGCTGATTTGAGTCTTATATCAAATTTACTGTAAATACACCTTTGTATTTCAAATGATgtatctaaatttttttaacttattgaCTTAGCAAGTTTGGGTGCATTTTTCTTGAACAAAATTTTGCATCAATAGATATTATAATATTAGAACAATGCAAAGGAAGTAGTTTAAGAATTAtgtattcatattttaattaatttggatTTTCACGATATGACTTAAGTTTTTGGATTGGATGATCGATAAAAAAGgggggaaaaaaaaagagagacaatAATACCAAAAACTTTGTGAGCTTTTGGATTTCTTAGGATGAAAGCAACGTCTTTTGACTCATTTCATTGAGATCAAAAGCTGTTTGGAACTTAGCTGTTGGATTCATCAATAAGTTTTGATTACATATTCATTTAATTAAGCCAATCCCTCTATTTCTTAGTGTCGTTTTGTTTGTTCCAACTCCAAACATTTGGCAATTTTGTTCTGTAATTGAGTCTTAATCTTGTAGACTGTAGTGAGAATATGCTTTCTCACAATGCCAAACCAAAAGCCATTGAAAAACAGTGCGTTCAACCAAGTGGGTCGAAAATTAGCTCAATTTTACTTGCTAAAGTTTGTGGGGCAGCGTGAATTTCACATGTAAAAAAGGAGGGTTCGCTCGCACTCACTCAACTTTCTTCTTTaatcttccttttttcttcctCATTTCACAAGGTGAGGGAAAAGCACCTCGGTTTCCGAGACATTTCCATCGCTGATTTCACTGCTCATTGCTGCAATATTGTGATTACAGTGTAcccttttgtttcttttttcctgTATTCAGTGTCGGTTTCTTTTTGGGGGTTTTCATTTCATGATGGGGTCTCTTTTTAATGGAGATTTCTGACATGGTTATGGAAATTTGATCCTCAAGGTTGGGAACTGAACTGGGTTTGTGGATATTGTGAGATTTTTTGAAGAGTTTATGGAGATTTCTTACATGGGTTTGGAAATTTGATCCTTAAGGTTGGGAACTGAACTGGGTTTGTGGATATTGTGGGAGTTTCTGAAGGATTTACGGAATTTTGATCCTTAAGGTTGAGAACTGAACTGGGTTTGTGGATATTGTGATAGTTTCTGAAGGGTTTACGGAGTTTGATCCTTGAGGTTGGGAACCGGACTGGGTTTGTGGACATTGTGAGAGTTTCTGAAGAGTTTATGGAGATTTCTTACATGGGTTTGGAAACCTGATCCTTAAGGTTGGGAACTGAACTGGGTTTGTTGTTATTGTGAGAGTTTTTTTGAAGGGTTTATGGAGGAAGGTCATCCAGACGTGGCTGGGAAAGTGGTTGTTGTCGCAATTAAAGCCACTTCGAAGGAAGTTTCTAAAGCTGCTCTCGTTTGGGCTTTGACGCATGTTGTTCAACCTGGAGATCATATTAAGCTCCTTGTGGTTATCCCTTCTCATCAATCAAGTAAGATTCATTTGCTTTTATACGACTTGTTAACATCAAACTGGATTAAATTCCAAGTGTTTTTGTGCGAGTTCTTGGCCCATTATGATGGAAAAGAGTATATAAGTTTTCATACACGTTGTGATTGCATTTATGATGTCCAGATGAGATGCTTGTGAAATAAATGTTCGTCTCAGCATTTATTTTGAGTAATAGTAATTGTTTCTTTTGGGGTTCTTAAAAAATGTCTTCCTATTTCCTTGCCAATGACTTCAAATCTGTGAGAGCTAGATCACTCTTTGAATTCCTTAGAATCAAATGCTCAAGAAAAGATTATCACCTAAAACACGAGGATCTTTAGTTAAAATGAGATAGGAATTTGCAACTCTTTGAGAAAATTTTACAAAACGACTACCCCACTGAtgataatgtcaaaatatttggttgaccaatttattacattcaACTATTTAAGTTCACTATTATTGTGTCTGTTCTGTTCTTTCTGtcttttagttaatttttttcCCTCTGATGTAGATGTTTTGATGGGAAATTTTATCTTTACAGGTAAATGGGTGCGGGGATTTTCTCGACTTACCAGTGATTGCGCGATCGGTCATTTGAGAACTCATTCGGGAACTTTTTCCGATCGGAAGGATGACATTGTGCATTCATGTTCTCAGATGGTGCATCAGCTTCATGGTGCATATGACTCACTGAAGGTCTGTTCAATAACTTGCTCCTAAAGGTGATTACGGCCTTTGATCTTTGTTGTCTACAAATCCTTTAAGttttgggattttttttttggcagataaaagtcagaatcAAAGTTCTTTCCGGCTTGGTTCGGGGTATGGTGGCTACCGAAGCTAAGAAAGCTCAATCAAACTGGGTGATATTGGATAAGTAATAGATATAATGTAAAATTTGTCTCTATTATAGGCATCCATATATGAACTCTGTGCATTTAGGCATTTTAGGCATACGAGATTATTTCATATTACGTAGTTGCCGATGAATTTGGATTCTTTGTTTTGTAACTTCAAAGctttcctttcccttttcttttgtCTCCCATTTCCTCATTCTTGGTTTTTCACAATTATGGTCAGGAATTTGAAAGATGAAAGGAAAAACTGTTTGGAAGAGCTGCAATGCAATGTTGTTCTTATGAAGAAATCTCAGCCGAAGGTTCTTCGTTTGAATTTGATGGAATCCCCTAAAATGAATGCTAGAGAAGCTTGGATATCGTCACATGAATTAGACGTTTCTCAGAAGTGCCTTAAAAGCTATTTCGATGAATCAATCATGTTTAGGGCTCCTGATGTGACTCCTGACAGTACTCCTGATGTAGAGTCTCCTTTTACCGTAACTGATATTGGAACATCATCAATATCGAGCTCGGATGTGGGCAGTTCGTCCTTGTTCTCTGGGATTTGTGGAAGCTTGAGAAATGATTCCAGAACAGCTGTCGATGGAGGGAGAAACATGTCTGGATCTGAATATGATTCTGAGAGTGAAAAGCAAACTCCCTCAGTTTCATATTTCCAGCGTTGTATGGTTGATATTATGAGTTCCCGGCGTAAATTCCAGCAACATGCAATGGAAGAATCACAAAATGCTCATCATAGACCTCCGGCTCCAACACGTCAAGGTCTGGTAAAAAAAATGTCAACTCTTTCTGTAGAACCTAGCCATGATGTGGCGCATCAGAGTACTGATATTAGCTCAAGCAGAAACATAAGGAACACGGTTTCGTTGTCCAGAAAAGCACCTCTAGGCCCTCCTCCTCTATGTTCTATGTGCCAACACAAGGCCCCTGCATTTGGGAATCCTCCTAGATGGTTCACTTATGCTGAACTTGAAGTCGCTACAAGTGGGTTTGCACAAACAAATTTTTTGGCTGAGGGTGGATTTGGATCTGTGCACCGAGGCATCTTATCAGATGGACAAGTTGTTGCTGTCAAGCAATATAAACTGGCTAGTACACAGGGAGATCGAGAATTTTGTTCAGAAGTTGAGGTCTTAAGTTGTGCCCAACATCGAAATGTTGTGATGCTTATTGGCTTTTGTGTGGAGGGTGGAAGAAGGTTACTTGTTTATGAATATATTTGCAATGGATCTCTTGATTCCCATCTTTATGGTAATGTCCTATCTCAGACTATCTTCTTGTCTTGTTGTAATTGGAATAGTCTGTAATTCATTACTACACAAAGAATCACATAGGAAGTCCAAATAATGTCAGTTTTAGCGTCTTTATTAGTAAATCCTCTTTTTGAAGTTCATGGCATCTTTGTTTACTCGATTGCTTCCCTCACGTAGTAAATCATGTAGTTAGTTTCATCTTTGGTTTGATGACCTATGCCCAGTCATATTAACTCTGCCATGTCCAATCTTTGCAGGAAGAAATCGTGAACCATTGCAATGGTCGGCACGACAGAAGATTGCAGTCGGGGCTGCTCGAGGATTGAGATACCTTCACGAAGAATGTAGAGTGGGCTGTATTGTGCACCGTGATATCCGTCCAAACAATATCCTCCTTACTCATGATTTTGAGCCACTAGTGAGTCAATGCTCTCTCTCTTTTCATTAATCCTTAGTTGTGTTGTGTGTGATTTGATATAAGAGAATCAGAATTTTCATGGAGATTTATCAAGTTAATTAAGCATTGATTATGAGCGTTTTCAATTTCCGGCTTCCTGAATTTCTTACTTGTCAGTGTCACAGCCGAAAAGGAAATGGAGAAAATGCCATTTACTCTAAAGATGCATTCACATTTTTGTATTAACATAAGATTTTCTGTTCGTTTCCTTCCGAACAACCCATATTGATGCACAAGCTTCGACTAACTGTCAAATGAGGACATTTCGGAAATGTATGTTTTTGGGCTTTTTGGTTCGAGTAAAAGATGTGCAAATTTATTTTTGAGTTGTAGGTTGGAGATTTTGGGCTGGCAAGGTGGCAACCGGATGGTGACCTAGCAGTAGAAACCAGAATCCTTGGGAGATTTGGGTAACCATTTCAATCATGttatatctttctttttcattatacAAACTAGCAATCCAAAAAATTAAATTGCAAATACTTGTGGTTGCTTAGCTACCTGGCTCCTGAGTATGCACAGAGTGGCCAAATCACAGAGAAAGCCGATACATACTCATTTGGCGTTGTCTTGCTGGAACTTGTGACTGGACGCAAAGCGATTGATTTAAATCGTCCCAAGGGCCAGCAATGcctcactgaatgggtaagtcagTCTCAGAAGTGGCTAAGTTAGTAAAACCATAGGACTACAGTTCTGCCTTgtctcaatgccaaattattcAAGTTCCTTTCCCTTTCCTTTTCCCATTCAAATTCGTGATTTCCGATTGGTTTTCTTTGCATTTCATGTTGAGATCAGGCACGAAACCTGTTGAGGAAAAATGCGATCTCTGAACTAGTTGATCCATCTTTGAGGAACTGTTATTCAGATGAGGAAGTTCACCGCATGCTGCAATGTGCTTCCTTGTGCATAAAGCGTGATCCATACGTAAGACCGCGTATGTCTCAGGTAGGATTTAACCCATTCGGGCAATAACTAATTTTCCGTAACAATATGATACTTCATTCCAGAAGCacaaccaaaacaaaacaaacactGATACACAAGCACTCTTAGAGCTAAACTTCAATTCATCCTTGAGTGCATTCTCAAAGTGTTTTTACTATCCTTTAACGATGTCTCGATGGCGTTACACTTGTTGTAGGTGCTTCGGGTGTTGGAGGGCGACATCGTTCTGTAAAGCAGCAGCCATATAGGAAGCCTTGTTGGAAAATTTTGCAGAGTTGTAAAAGTATATATATGGTCTGGAATCAAGACACTCACATGGCTAAAGGGGATGTTGGAGGAAAGACCAATTTGTCTTCTGAGAGGGTGATTAAAGGAATTCCACTTTGCAGAAAacagtttatttatttatttttaatttcatcaTCTTAGTGATTATAGCTTTGATTAATGGATTTGGTTGTAATGTAAATAAGAGGATCAAACTGTTCTTCTGTATCCATAAAAATGTCAAGATTTGGCTTGGGATAGTTCCAAATAAAGTTACTTGTATGATATTGTATGATATATTAAATTAGGTTGAATATATATGTGTTGGTCTTCATggaagggtttttttttctttcaatttttattttcaatttagtctaagtatttataaaaattttcaaataattcattattactgatcaatgtttatattggttgatgATAAATTTACAGAGTATAATTATTAGgaaattggtatgaatttggAAGAGTAAAA
The sequence above is drawn from the Cucumis melo cultivar AY chromosome 2, USDA_Cmelo_AY_1.0, whole genome shotgun sequence genome and encodes:
- the LOC103492307 gene encoding protein EFFECTOR OF TRANSCRIPTION 2; the protein is MVAELSQIRLKREDCKRTKHDSSFSKWEILVASSDWEDYSLGKEGAERYRIHNLPKVSGPGLYELGITVSSSGLGREIAKLDADCIVVVYLGEADNVRTRLQHYGRSGSHLGNGYLSVEDCKVVPLEKGPSLFQEMFSRGYSIVYRWAPMKNKRDAQMTEAQLLKTFDYAWNTSGNGARRHNDVIKKLEDIASQTTKSTFISRKLLPFRQKKMGIKIKTSKPIPIVNKPAEDAEERNNFFSRILSFSRSRPRLVDNTNDVNWADSNSCGVVIGHGEVCRKPPVEGRKRCAEHKGMKINGLLKNSSSRLNLQKPVNVGTTIYGEKDFSCSKSEIPNNTEECSVSNSFTNEGSSLPICGVVLYDGSPCRRPPVQGRKRCEEHKGKRICRSTLVTSKYKQTSPISKPESTVIARGTSSELSSSGLERMCGVDLGNGLYCTRQPVKGRVRCGEHKGMRTNKLILRLATSIKPDVSDTGSVN
- the LOC103492308 gene encoding inactive protein kinase SELMODRAFT_444075; its protein translation is MEEGHPDVAGKVVVVAIKATSKEVSKAALVWALTHVVQPGDHIKLLVVIPSHQSSKWVRGFSRLTSDCAIGHLRTHSGTFSDRKDDIVHSCSQMVHQLHGAYDSLKIKVRIKVLSGLVRGMVATEAKKAQSNWVILDKNLKDERKNCLEELQCNVVLMKKSQPKVLRLNLMESPKMNAREAWISSHELDVSQKCLKSYFDESIMFRAPDVTPDSTPDVESPFTVTDIGTSSISSSDVGSSSLFSGICGSLRNDSRTAVDGGRNMSGSEYDSESEKQTPSVSYFQRCMVDIMSSRRKFQQHAMEESQNAHHRPPAPTRQGLVKKMSTLSVEPSHDVAHQSTDISSSRNIRNTVSLSRKAPLGPPPLCSMCQHKAPAFGNPPRWFTYAELEVATSGFAQTNFLAEGGFGSVHRGILSDGQVVAVKQYKLASTQGDREFCSEVEVLSCAQHRNVVMLIGFCVEGGRRLLVYEYICNGSLDSHLYGRNREPLQWSARQKIAVGAARGLRYLHEECRVGCIVHRDIRPNNILLTHDFEPLVGDFGLARWQPDGDLAVETRILGRFGYLAPEYAQSGQITEKADTYSFGVVLLELVTGRKAIDLNRPKGQQCLTEWARNLLRKNAISELVDPSLRNCYSDEEVHRMLQCASLCIKRDPYVRPRMSQVLRVLEGDIVL